The following coding sequences are from one Acidimicrobiia bacterium window:
- a CDS encoding acyl-CoA dehydrogenase, with the protein MATDQALADQLIDTIRDWVNRDVIPHVDEFEQSDEFPQAMFDQMCEFGLFGATIAEEYGGLGLDITTYTRIIEELSRGYMSLAGILNTHKIAATMLARFGTEEQKQRFLPRMIDGSFRAAFSLSEPDAGSDTGALRCKAQLDGDEWVINGTKMWVTNGVRASLVMLLARTPDDRITCFLVEKKPGETFEGITASKKINKLGYRGIETVEMSYVDHKVPNANVLGGDQGIGHGQQYALSALELGRINVAARAVGVAQASFEAAMAYAQQRETFGKPIFKHQAISFKLAEMATKLQAARLMTYDAAARADAGERVDMEAGMAKLFASEAAFEIATDALRIHGGNGYTTEFPVERYFRDTPLMIIGEGTSEIQKMVIARKLLDRYPVE; encoded by the coding sequence ATGGCCACCGACCAAGCACTAGCTGACCAACTGATAGACACCATCCGCGATTGGGTGAATCGTGACGTAATCCCTCATGTGGACGAGTTTGAACAAAGCGATGAGTTTCCCCAAGCCATGTTCGACCAAATGTGCGAGTTTGGTTTGTTTGGCGCCACCATTGCCGAAGAATACGGGGGCTTGGGTTTAGACATCACCACCTACACCCGGATCATTGAAGAACTCTCCCGGGGCTACATGTCGCTAGCCGGCATTTTAAACACCCACAAAATTGCCGCCACCATGCTGGCTCGTTTTGGCACCGAAGAACAAAAACAACGCTTCTTGCCTCGTATGATTGATGGTTCTTTCCGGGCTGCTTTCTCACTCTCTGAACCAGACGCCGGCTCAGACACCGGGGCTCTGCGCTGCAAAGCCCAACTTGACGGCGACGAATGGGTCATCAACGGCACCAAAATGTGGGTAACCAACGGGGTACGGGCCTCGCTGGTCATGTTGCTGGCTCGCACTCCCGACGACCGCATCACCTGTTTTTTAGTAGAAAAAAAACCCGGCGAAACCTTCGAAGGCATCACCGCTTCGAAAAAAATAAACAAACTGGGTTACCGAGGCATCGAAACCGTGGAAATGTCTTACGTGGACCACAAGGTGCCTAACGCCAACGTCTTAGGCGGCGACCAAGGCATCGGCCACGGTCAACAATACGCACTCTCTGCTTTAGAACTGGGTCGCATCAACGTGGCCGCCCGCGCCGTGGGGGTAGCCCAAGCCTCGTTTGAGGCGGCCATGGCTTACGCTCAGCAACGAGAAACCTTTGGCAAGCCGATATTTAAGCATCAAGCCATTTCTTTTAAGTTGGCCGAAATGGCCACCAAACTGCAAGCCGCCCGTTTAATGACCTACGACGCTGCCGCCCGAGCCGACGCCGGTGAGCGAGTAGATATGGAAGCCGGCATGGCCAAACTGTTCGCTTCGGAGGCTGCTTTTGAAATTGCTACCGATGCTTTGCGCATTCATGGCGGCAATGGCTACACCACGGAGTTTCCCGTGGAAAGATACTTTCGTGACACCCCGCTCATGATCATCGGTGAAGGAACCAGCGAAATACAAAAAATGGTCATCGCCCGCAAACTACTTGACCGCTACCCCGTGGAGTAA